The following nucleotide sequence is from Ornithodoros turicata isolate Travis chromosome 2, ASM3712646v1, whole genome shotgun sequence.
CGAGCTTTGAAGAAGCTGACAGGCAGCCTAGACTGCCGTCTTGCCCGCTTCCTTTTTAAACAGCACACGACTGTGTCGGCGACGACACATAAGACACCGGCGGAGCTCCTGTTTGGCCGTCGTCTCACGACTCCACTGGATCTCCTTCATCCAGAAGAGGAGTACGCCACCTCACAGCACAGTGATCTAGCCTCGCTTGAATCTCGTTACAAGGTTGGACAAGCCGTATACATCCGTACATTCGACAGTGATCGTCGGTGGACGTCGGCCGTCATTCAACAACACACGGGCCGGTGCTCTTTTGCGGTTAGCACCAGCGATGGAAAGGTTCATCGACGCCATGTCGAGCATATCAAAGCTCGACTCGACACGCCGGGAGAGCGAGGTGCACCCGAGCCTGACGGCATAACTTCTGCTAGTCTTCTCCTGTTTCCACACGAAGGGGACGATCACAGCGACGAACAACAGTCGCAGTCCGCTGAACAAAACTGGAATAGCAGGACCCAGCCCACCGATCGTGACCTAGCATCTAACCGACAAGAGCAAGCACAAATGCTGGACGATGACAACGTACAACGTCAGGATTCCTGCCCTAGTTCTTCCACCCAAGCAACTGGAAACCACGAACGTCCCCGACATCAACGGAGAGCACCTCAGCAATTTAAAGACTTTGTGCTATCATAAGCGACTGTCCATTTATGCATGTGACTTTATAACTAGGTCGGGGGAAGTGGTAGGGTCCAGACCCATGGTCATGGGCAGTGAAGAGAACGATCTGGGCGCGTGAGCAATGTTGGTGAGCGCTGTTCGGGTGAACACGCTATGTTCTAGTCAGGTACATTTTCTGTAATAAACTCCAAGTTGTGATAATCAGGAACGGATATGTGCACAGGGGCAGACTTAAGGTCCACAGCGGCTTCGTATGGGAGACCAAGGTATGCGATGGTGGGATTTGTTCTTGTAGGCGCAGAACAGCTTGGCCGTACGCAGAAGCAGGACAATCCTGCGTAACATCACGAAGGTGGTGACATGGGTGCCGTACAAGACAGCGTGTGTAAGTTTGGAGGGTTGCCGTGTCCCGGATGATACGTTTGGAAGGAACCCGCGCTTCGGCGGTAGCAGAGAAAATTTCCGTGGTCTTCGGGACTCCCAAGCAAGTGCGCATGCTACGAGCTTGAAGATTAAGCAGTTGCCGTTCCTTGAAGGGGGAAATACCGTGCAACACAGACAAGCAGTAGCGTAAAGTGCCCATAATGAGAGAGTTGTGTACTTGGAGGAGGTCAGTGCAGGAAGGACCCAAAGAGGACCCACAGAGGCGGCGCAGCACGTTAATATAAGGGCCTGTGGTGGCACAGAGGGCAGTAATCTGTCGAGACCATGTTAAACCCCGATCAATGATGACGGCAAGGTACTTGCACCAGGGAACAAACGGCAGTCTTGATCCTCGAACAGCGAGATATGACACAGTAGCGTCTAGAGCAGATTGTAAGCGGTGTTGTATGGTATCCCGCCGCACAGCAGAAGTCCATATGCAAATATCATCCGCGTATATGGCTCATGCTGACGCCATGATGACATTGAACAATAGGAGGTTTAGAGCACTGCCCTGCGGAACCCCACTGGGCACAGGGAACGTGGTGCTATCGCCCTCTCGCGTACGGACAAATAAGGATCTGTCCAAAAGAAAATCGCGTAGCCATGATAGTGTGCAACCACCCAGCCCGGCTTCCTGAAGCGATGCAACTACGACGCTGTGAAGAGCACTGTCGTAGGCTTTTGCGACGTCAAGAAAGAGGGCAGCACTCAGGAGCCCCTCCGACTTCGCTTGTTGCACAGAGGAAACGAGAGCTATCACATTATCGATAGCTGATCTTCCTTGGCGGAATCCGGCCATTACCTCAGGGTAGAATTGTGTGGTTTCGAAGTACCACTTCAGCCGGGCGTACAGCTCCATAACTTTCCCGACACAACTGGTAAGAGCGACTGGGCGAAAAGCGTCCAGAGCGTACGGGGATTTGCCAGGCTTCAAGAGAGGCACCGCCATAGCACGCTTCCAATCTGTGGGACTACTCCATTTCGCAAGCAACGGTCATCAACGGTGCGCTGCGGGcacactgggggggggggggggattctggAGTGCTTTGTAGGTAATGCTATCAGGCCCATGAGAAGTATGAGAGGGGGATATCCGAAGCGCAGTGTCTAATTCATGGGAGGAGAAGGGAGCGTCCAGAAAGGCTCCTGCGAAGAGCCCAGGGGCGGATTACAGGCCATTGCATCGGTGCGTCGGTCTAACGTGGCAACGCCCACCGTCGGGCAAGCGCGCGCTGCGACGCACGACCTGAAGTGGTCAGTAAGGCCACCGTCGTCCGCTGGGTGGGCGAGCCTGCCGGCGCGAGGAGCAATGCCGCTACTCTCGGAGGCAGACGCAAGTCTGTcaagcaaaaagcctaaatttgacGACATTAACTTACCTCTAACAAATATAAATTTTGTTACCgcgtggaaagaaaccttcttgcACATTCGCTAGATGAGCACGTAAGACACGAATCAGCCAATGCGAATGCAGTGCGGTATCGTCTGCTGCCGTCGCCGGCTCGAAGGGAATCCTTCGGCGCTCGGagctgtctctttttcttttcattctacACATGTGTTGAGAACTAATTTCGTATTTTATTTGacatctcattggtagaagacgACAAcggtgatctgtgcactatacGCCGCGTGGAAGGTTGCTATACTGACGAGGATAAAGTTATTTGGTGGACTTACGGTGTGCTTGCTGAGCTTGTCGAGTgatctcctcctcctttttagttctacaactaaactaagcaGTGATTCGGGTAACAGCTCCGGACGACACAAGCTGCTGAGGCATCCAGAGAGTTGCCGGCTACAACGAGcagccaagctcaaaatgtgcTGAGCGGAGGCAGGTGTCGACGGAGGAGGAGGCAGGTGCACCATCAATATCGCACCAACTCCTTGAAGAACGAAGGAGACTGGTGGTGGAACAACAACGGCGGACCGCAGGAAGCATTGATCGCCTATGCCAAGTATGCGGacaataaaatatgtgctggcTCATTCCCGCAGGCACGGTATCCAATGTCACAATATTTTGCGCACAAGCTTCTGGAGAAAAGGCATACAAATGAATAACGCAAGTATTGCTAGATTTTTTTATTGCAGTgtccaaatatttcataaataaagaaatgtcatgtttGTGCAAGACGAAGTTAATTTCTCAATGGTGGGTTACAAATACACGaactcaataataataataataatttttattagtgcccaaaagggccgctaaggccatggtgttggcgcacacaatacacataactcacagtggatacaatacagacaaacgcacaaataattatgtacagatatatatatatatatatataatacatatacagtagGATAATAacagaggtacattacaaacataacaggcatacgCACTGTGGGGCGAAGTGGAGGAAGAAGTTGGGACGTTGGGGGACGACGAAGAGGTGGAGGACTCGGGGTAAAAAGGAGGACGATGGAGGGTTTCGGTAGTCAGTGTGGACGTGCAAGCGGACAAGGAAGAGactgtaatatgtatatcttgTGTTTGCATTTGTGTTTCGCCTTCCACTGGGATCGAATGGACGGGCTTTGCCtccgagagtgggaataggctcccacagTACTTACGTATTTACAGACAaatataccacgcagtacacgcgatgaaacatcagcaacaaaactacataACACGCATACGTACGGGTGTATAACATTCCCTAGATGGGAAACACTCGATGTCATGTTAATGTTTCCACATACATCCTGTATGTATATACGCGAGGCTTTGGACATTCGGAAGAAATAAACAAACTGCTCTTCCGACAACGACGTGTAGACATCCTCGTTGACTTCACTGAAGCGGCTCCTTGGTCCTCTAGAAACGCGTACACAAGCGCCATTTTCAACGACGAACATCGCAGCGTTTTGCGTCGGCTGACCTCCTCGCCCAATGGCTACGAACGCCACACACCCCGCGATGGTGGCAGGCTGCGAGTAaggtcacttcttccttctGACGACGAAGCGGGTCACGTGCAGCACGCGTTACTATGGAGACGACGCTGCGCTACGCACCGACAAGTGGCCAGTAGTCCGCCCCAGGACAACCGCGATAGCACGAGCCGACGAATCCGCTGACAGTGGTATGGCGGTCCCGGTCCCTCTGGTGAGGATGGCACAATAGCCATTCGCAACCCGGCGTTCCGAGCGAGCGGTGGCAATTGCGAGGGCTTGAACTGGGTGCCGCTGGCCCACTGGTGTCGAAAgccccttaaagggactgtgaaatttcccgaacccccatatttttttctctgGAAACTGTTATTCCCGCCGAGAAattaatatgccacaaatttttccggacgaaatcgctccactctgtgaggagcgcgcgctcgaaatgtctcttccgcgttcctcctctcccgcgcacattctcccgGCGATGCTGTAACTTCacggaccgcacttctgttTCCCGTTAcctcaccggtgttgcgcaatggcaagtaatgctgcgagctCGCTGTAGCTGGCGCCGTCCTGTCGcacatagaaggtcacaaggtctctggtcgcgtctgaggtttgaagttgaagcattacgcTTTCTttgttggaggcgttcggatagcacgctataatgaacagctttttgcgtgtgaatcgtttgctacagttgaactggcaagtatgacatgtgagctgtactttttcatcgaatatattcgtcctctgctctgcggccgttcacaacaaggaactcaagtacctccgtggctttgagagttttgctgacgagttacgtggtcctctagcgattcaccgcaacgtgtattTAATCTATCGTCGTCACCAATGGAacgtgtctggtggttgcttggcgttgcagttatatttacgtcagttgcagtcatgtttacgtgttggaaggaagtgcgttgtgatgtgcgactgtgatatttggaagatgtcCCCTATGTTGCTCGTTTTGTTTGCACaaattatcgtaaaagactgggtggtctaatgttttgttttactttgtttcaactcgtgttcttcgtcatTATTTctattattattcaaagcagcttcgcgccttcaggtgattttgatttactctgcatttattgttctacagatagctgtatttccttccgtcgaaggacttcttgtttgcctaagattatgtttcatgcaagaatttatttatgagcacgtcacgtattctgtcttcaatgttgagcacgtcgtaaatctgaacatttagcattgccaaccaCAATGCCTTCAACACGCAGCTGTAGCGTattgtgtaagagtattctgcacatcgtcaCTGCACATCAGATGagtgtttgtcgtttaacaaatttattgttgaacCAGGTTTCCtatactgtgtaatacatccctaagactgggggacacaatctcacgacaccagttcgcctgcttcatgccctcttatattattgtgttacgtaagcttgaagtcaccagttgaggtaactggaaagCAGCAAAAAACCCTAGTACTAACGTAGcatgcccaatattttgcaattagaaaaacgacaagtaattggtactgTTTCGAATCGGACCCAAGAATTCGTGACCGACAGTTCTGATGACCTCTGCAAAACTGAAAACAcctttatttcctcttgtgctcCTCGTCTTCGTCCAACCGCCTAGCCTAAGAGCCCTGTCCTCCTCCTCTTTTCTCTACATCCTCCCGGGCCACTGGTGGTGCGATATCCCCTTCCAAGCGGTGCAGCAACTGCACGGGACGGTGAAGAACGGTCTTGTTGGCCAGCATGACTGCACAGGCACGAACAACACCACCGCGTCCGGGAATGGTCTGAGTTACGCGGCCGAGCTTCCACAGCAGCGGTGGTCCTCTTTCGTTGATGACGACCACATCCCATCCGCGACCCTCAGTTGACTCTCCGTGTCACGTCTCGCCATGTGCGCGGATCTCAGCTGGAAGAGGTATTCCTTACTCCACCTGCTCCTGAACTGCTGGCGAAGACTACCTGTGTTTTCAGGTAGTGCTCGAGTCTCCCTGCGTCCAACGGCTGTGCAACTTTGCCCGGTGTTGGGGTGGCAGTCAAGCGTTTCCCTACGAGGAAGTCTGCTGGAGGCAAAGGGTGCAGGGCGGCGGGATCGGAATCCACATACGTCAGCGGCCGACAATTCACTATGAATTCTACCTCGCATAAGGGCGTTGTAAGCTCTTCGAATGTCAAATGGCGCCTTCCTAAGCAACGCCTGAGGGAGTCCTTCACGCATCTGTCCATCCTCTCCCACCATCCGCCCCACCAGGGTGCTCTCTCGACAATAAACCTCCATTGAATGCGATTCCTGGCGGCAAAGCCTTGCACGTCCTCTGAGGAAACGGTGGAGAGAATCCGTGACGTCTGATGGAAGGTACGAGCGTTGTCGGACATGATCAGTGACGGGACACCGCGTCTGAATGCAAAACACCTAAATGCGCCGAGGAAGTGTTGAGTGGACATCCCGGTCGCCAATTCGAGGTGGATTGCGCGGGTAACGCCACATGAGAAAAGGGCGATGCACGCCTTCCGCTGTTCGTTATTTTCAAATGCATAGAGCGGTCCAGCAAAATCCACCCCTACTACGTTGAAGGGAGTCGTGGGTGTGATCCTTTCCCGCGGGAGAGGAGCGACAGGTGCTGTTTCCGGATCCAGTCGTCGTCGTTTGCATTGTAGACACGTAtgaagagcgcgacgaaccgTCTGTCGACCCCTTACAATCTAATACTTCCGGCGAATTTCACAGAGTGTGTCTTGAACTCCTGTGTGGTATAGACGACAGTGCGTGTCGAGCACGAGCAGCTCTGTGAATCGGTGTCTGGACGGCAGAAGGATGGGATGCCGTACGCTGTCGCTTTCGTCAGCGTACCTCAGACGACCACCGACGCGGAGTATCGAATTCTCATCGATATACGGGTTCAATAGCAAAACGGCCGATGAAGAAGAGATGGGGCGTCTCGTCTGTCCGTCATCGATTTCAGTGGGGAAAGATTCCAACTGAGTCCAACGGACCCAGAGTAGCTCTGCTGAATGTAGCTCTTCCGCTGAGAGTGAGCCACTGTGTTTTAACGGGGGTCTCCGGGTGTAGTTGATGTACCTGTGCACATATGCCGTCACACGGAGCAGGCGGTTAAGGGAGCTGTGATCTTCGAGTTGAAGGAGGGGGTCCCGATGCTGAACAGCAATGATACAACAGGTCTCCTCGATCCAGGAAGGGGGAAATGCGTTTCGGACCGCGACGAGACCATCCACGTTGCCGAACAACCAGGGTGGACCGGTTCACAACAGCTTGCTGTGGAGCAGCTCAGTCGCGGTGATTCCCCTCGTGAGCAAGTCAGCCGGGTTGCTTTTCGCGTCGCAGTGACACCATCGAGCCGGGTCCGTAAGCTGGCGAACCTCTCGTGAGCGCCCCTCGACAAACTGAGGATTCTGCGACTGAGTCATCTTCCCATTCTTTATCCAGTGCAGTGCAATTTGAGAGTCCGTCCACAACGTGACCCGTGACTGCAGGGCAGGTATGACGTCACAGATGCTCTTGAACAGTCTAGCGGCGAGAAGGCAGACAAGGAGCTCTAAACGGGGAAGAGTGACCGTCTTCAATGGTGCAATGCGTCCTTTGGCGATGAGAAGGTGGGAGCTGACACCCCCGGGAGCCTTGTAGGTGCGTACGTACGCAACCGCTCCGTAGGCCCGCGGGCTTGCGTCTGCAAAGATGTGAAGGTCTGGGACGGTGCCGGCTGGATTGAAGGGAGATCTCTGTGCTTGCATTGTGGAGAGCGCGGGAAGGCCGTGTACCCATTCGTGCCAAGCTTGGTGTGTCGGGGTCTCCATGGGTTTGTTCCCAAGGAACTGCTTCCTTCCACATTGCTTGAAACAAAAGCCTGACGGTGACCGTAAAGGGAAGGAGCAAACCCAAAGGATCGTACAGTCTAGAAAACGTCCTGAGCACCGTGCGCTTCGTGGGCTCATTTTTCTGTGCGAATTCGTGAACTGCGGTGACTGGTGCCAGGATGACGTCCACCTCTCTGTCCCATGGTACACCCAAGATACGAAGCACTGGGTTTGTACAACCGACGTCATCGCAGGCAGTTTCGTCTGCGAGAAATTTCTCTTGAAGTGCGGTGGAGTTGCTACCCATTTTCAGATTTCCATCCCTGCGTCCCGTAGGACAGCTCTAGTCTCAGCATATATCGTATAGGCATCTTGCACGTCGTCGCAGCCAGACGGATACGAGACTGCTATGCAGCGGAGTCCGCTGCTGGTTGCCATAGCAGGCGGGGGAGTCATGCATAAGATGGGTTAAGTCAAAGCCAGTGCAGATAATAAAGCCACAGCTGCAGAGAACACCCAACAGGAGGCAGGTGGCAGGTTGGTGAAGGGGGAAGCAGTGACCATAACGTGAAGAATGCAGATCAGTCGGTAGGGCGGAACAGGGTTGGGCGTCGTCAGGGGTGACATCGTGGCAAAGATGTGTCGCGATTAAGAGCTATGACTGTGCCTGCGGCTTCGCCGAGGCACTACCGTAGTCCACTGAGTTACAGAGCTTCCACCTTCCGACGAGGGTTCTTCCATGCCAGGCACCTGGTCCACATCGAGCAGAGTAGCGCTCGAACGTTCAGAGATAGCGCTGGAGGAATCAGTCCTGAGTGCCTTAACCGAGGCACCAGCTGGCGACGTGGGCACGAGGGGTGCAGGTGCAACCCATAGATAATATGATCCCGGGTGACTCGACCCTGTTGTCCATACAAACAACAAAGTTTGACCGGCATGGTCAAAAACATCGACTAGCATAGAACACACGAACAAGAGGCGAGCAAGCTCGTGTGTTGCTCCTCAAACTTGCGATATTGCCATCTGGTCTTTACAATCAGATGGCAATATCTCCTTGATTTTGAGGAGCAACTTACAACACAGGAACGGAGAAGAAAGCAAGAGAAATGCACGCTGACAGACTCCGCAAAGTTCAGCCCGGAACGTCCAGTCCTCAAACTCGAGGAGATGTTGCCATCTGATTGACTAGCATGTTGTTACAGGTTCTGATCTTCGCCACACATGCCACAATGCCGACGAACATCAGAACGCCATTTTGTATTGTTGGCTCTATGAGATGAGCAACAGAAGATTGTGTGCGTCAGAACGCCAGTTTATTAGATCGGCGAATCTCGGGTAAAATAACTGCGGAGACCTTAGAGGTATATCCAGAGAACGCATTGGTTCTGTAATAAACTTCTAAATTTGGATTCGCCGTTGTCGGTTGgcctgataaaaaataaaaaataataaacatGGTTACATGGTTGCTTCACTATAAGTCAGAGACAAAACAGCAGTCCACGGAATTCAAGAATCGCGATCACGGGAAAAGGTCATGACCACGGTTTTCAAGAACAAGAGGGGTGTTTTGATGACTATAACCCGAACTATGCTATACTAGAACTATCACTATATATAACTATGGTAACTATATCCAGAAGGGTGAAACAGGGAATGCAGCATCCTACTGTAGCTTGCTCTGCCGGTTGAAGGAGTCTTTCAAAGGGAAACGGCGCAGGAA
It contains:
- the LOC135384929 gene encoding uncharacterized protein K02A2.6-like; protein product: MKSTARSYFWWPGLDRDIELTAKTCHKCQTYARSASAVIDSQLKHAQLPWHTLHIDFAGTLDGYYYLVVVDAFPKWLEVRRMKSTTSASIVGELRKLFSTFGVPRVVVSDNAPNLVSAEMAQFYHRNGVKHRTRAPFHPATNGQAERMVGETKRALKKLTGSLDCRLARFLFKQHTTVSATTHKTPAELLFGRRLTTPLDLLHPEEEYATSQHSDLASLESRYKVGQAVYIRTFDSDRRWTSAVIQQHTGRCSFAVSTSDGKVHRRHVEHIKARLDTPGERGAPEPDGITSASLLLFPHEGDDHSDEQQSQSAEQNWNSRTQPTDRDLASNRQEQAQMLDDDNVQRQDSCPSSSTQATGNHERPRHQRRAPQQFKDFVLS
- the LOC135384930 gene encoding uncharacterized protein LOC135384930; the protein is METPTHQAWHEWVHGLPALSTMQAQRSPFNPAGTVPDLHIFADASPRAYGAVAYVRTYKAPGGVSSHLLIAKGRIAPLKTVTLPRLELLVCLLAARLFKSICDVIPALQSRVTLWTDSQIALHWIKNGKMTQSQNPQFVEGRSREVRQLTDPARWCHCDAKSNPADLLTRGITATELLHSKLL